The window CTGGGCACTGCCTGGATCATGGAGCACGTTGGCGTGTCCATGGCGCTGGGCGCCTTCCTCGCCGGCATGCTGATGGCCGAGTCGCAGTTCCGCCATGAACTGGAATCGCAGATCGAACCGCTCAAGGGCCTGCTGCTCGGCCTGTTCTTCGTCGGCGTGGGCATGACCGCCGACCTGCGCCTGCTGATCGGCCAGCCGCTGCTGGTTCTGGGCGTGACCGTGCTGCTGGTGGGCATCAAGTTGCCGCTGCTGGTCGGCCTGGGCCGCCTCTTTGGCGGCCTGAACCGTGCCGGCGCGATATGCCTGGGCGTGGTATTGGCATCGGGCGGCGAATTCGCCTTCGTGGTGTTCAAGCTGGCACTGGATCACCGCCTGCTGGAGCAGCAGGTGCACGATGTGCTGGTGCTCGCCATCACCCTGTCGATGGCCGTGGTGCCGCTGGTGATGATGGCCCTGGCGCGCCGGATGAGCGACGAGACGACAGAGACTGAGGCTCCGGAAGGAACACCGGAGGTGGATGACCAGCCCAGGGTGGTGATCGCCGGCATGGGCCGCATGGGGCGTGTGATCGCCAAACTGCTGCAAGCCCAGGACGTGCCGGTGGTAGCCCTGGACACCTCGGTGGACGCGCTGCGCCGCCAGGGCAAGGAAGGTGGCGTGCCGGTCTTCTACGGCGACCCGACGCGCCCGGAAATCCTCCATGCCGCCAAGGTCGGCGAGGCCGAGCTGGTGATCGTCGCCACCGACGATCCGGAGATCAACCTGAATACGGTCGATGCCCTCGCCCGCCTCTATCCACATACCCGGGTGATCGCCAGGGCGAACAACCGCCAGCAGGTCCTGCAGTTGCTCGACCGGGGCGCCAACCCGGTGCGCGAGACCTTCCATTCCAGCCTGGAAATGGCCCGCCGGGCCTTTATCGAGCTGGGTGTGAGCGAGGAACAGGCCGCCGCGTGGGTGCGCCGCTACCGACAG of the Pseudomonas sp. PSE14 genome contains:
- a CDS encoding monovalent cation:proton antiporter-2 (CPA2) family protein, whose protein sequence is MPHDGSLLQATVIFLLAVVVLVPLAQRLKLGAVPGYLLAGILIGPSVLGLISNPQNVGKLSEMGVVMLLFIIGLELSPRRLWMMRRSLFGVGSLQVGVTAVVLGLLAYLLFGQSPAAALVLGVGLALSSTAFGLQVLAERKELNKPHGRTAVGILLFQDIAAIPLIAIVPLLGGAGDSAPDAGIRPLLAVAVGIGVVIIGGRYLLRPVFTWAVGSGLRELSTATALLVVLGTAWIMEHVGVSMALGAFLAGMLMAESQFRHELESQIEPLKGLLLGLFFVGVGMTADLRLLIGQPLLVLGVTVLLVGIKLPLLVGLGRLFGGLNRAGAICLGVVLASGGEFAFVVFKLALDHRLLEQQVHDVLVLAITLSMAVVPLVMMALARRMSDETTETEAPEGTPEVDDQPRVVIAGMGRMGRVIAKLLQAQDVPVVALDTSVDALRRQGKEGGVPVFYGDPTRPEILHAAKVGEAELVIVATDDPEINLNTVDALARLYPHTRVIARANNRQQVLQLLDRGANPVRETFHSSLEMARRAFIELGVSEEQAAAWVRRYRQQEAQWLLDLHRQGRSDDPDGRFGDDSNPVAGVTSQPRNQPLESAARRDDRPT